A genomic segment from Nitrosopumilus sp. K4 encodes:
- a CDS encoding PAS domain-containing sensor histidine kinase yields MKVKQKIASIVMVQIILIIVSFLVLVYIETEWLDLGNSIDYAGLNRFLALGSIMEIHHEEKYFDEKDKMINMLEKNILLIKNGGKINGESLKELPTELEKEWNEVYENYLIFRESIEKLDSTKSEQENIHSEIEQNGKAVIQSSDKLVEEITIFLEGKNQLLIRLEIALLITNTIVHIILVIIVFRIFNKEALEKIQLERFATIGKMGASIAHDLRNPLTVIKGSLEMLKIKQKEVNEFQKAQFDKISKAVDKIQYLTKDVLDFSKTSLMKKEDVELLEILNNSINEVEISEQIEVKLPKNNYKIKVDKIKIQTVITNLIKNAIDAIGEKGVIEIDSEERYDDIMITIKDTGKGIDRKDISKIFEPLYTTKQSGTGLGLANCKRIIEEHGGKIGVKINPTMFIIILPKK; encoded by the coding sequence TTGAAAGTAAAGCAAAAAATCGCATCCATTGTAATGGTACAGATCATTTTAATCATTGTTAGTTTTTTGGTGCTTGTATACATTGAAACAGAATGGCTTGATTTAGGAAATAGCATAGATTACGCAGGTCTGAATAGATTTTTGGCCCTAGGTTCTATAATGGAAATTCATCATGAGGAGAAGTATTTTGATGAAAAGGACAAGATGATCAATATGCTTGAAAAAAATATCCTCTTGATAAAAAATGGAGGCAAAATAAACGGCGAAAGCCTCAAAGAACTTCCAACAGAATTAGAAAAAGAATGGAATGAGGTTTATGAAAATTATTTAATTTTTAGAGAGAGTATTGAAAAACTAGACAGTACTAAATCGGAGCAAGAAAATATACATAGTGAAATAGAACAGAATGGAAAAGCAGTAATTCAAAGTTCAGATAAATTAGTAGAAGAGATTACAATATTTTTAGAAGGTAAAAACCAGTTATTAATCAGATTAGAGATAGCACTTTTGATAACAAACACAATTGTGCATATAATACTGGTAATCATAGTTTTTAGAATTTTCAATAAAGAAGCACTAGAAAAAATACAGTTAGAGAGATTTGCAACAATAGGCAAGATGGGTGCCAGCATTGCCCATGATTTAAGAAATCCACTAACAGTTATCAAAGGAAGTTTAGAAATGTTAAAAATAAAACAAAAAGAAGTGAATGAATTTCAGAAAGCACAGTTTGACAAGATAAGTAAAGCAGTTGATAAAATACAATATTTGACAAAAGATGTTCTAGATTTTTCAAAAACATCTTTAATGAAAAAAGAGGATGTTGAATTGTTAGAGATTCTCAATAACTCAATAAATGAAGTTGAGATTTCTGAACAGATTGAGGTCAAACTACCTAAAAATAATTACAAAATCAAAGTGGACAAGATCAAGATTCAAACGGTAATTACAAACCTGATTAAAAATGCAATCGATGCAATTGGAGAAAAAGGAGTGATAGAAATAGATTCAGAAGAAAGATATGATGACATAATGATTACAATTAAAGACACTGGAAAAGGCATTGATAGAAAAGATATTTCCAAAATTTTTGAGCCATTATATACAACAAAACAGTCAGGAACTGGATTAGGATTAGCAAATTGTAAAAGAATCATAGAAGAGCATGGAGGAAAGATAGGTGTAAAAATAAATCCTACAATGTTTATCATAATACTTCCAAAAAAATAG